In Miscanthus floridulus cultivar M001 chromosome 8, ASM1932011v1, whole genome shotgun sequence, the sequence GCTGCAGCTAGCACTCATCAAACAAACACAAAAAGGTGCCGTTGGGCGAACGCGCAATCAGTTGGTCTTGACCTAAAAACAAATCCCAGCAACCTTTGCGGTGGAAAGTGATTCGCCGAGAAAGTGAGCGAGAAGCAGGCAGGCAGGCAAAGCCGGGAGCCCAGGAGTGGGTGTCGCTGTAAATCGGAGCTTTTACGGTTACACTCGATTGCGACGCTCCGCGAGCCGCGACTTCCACATCCGGATGGATCGTCCCGAAATTACGTGCCCCTACTATTGACCCCTCCGCTCCACCTGAaaccgacgcctgggtccatgGGAGATGGGACCCTCGCCGTTCCAACCCCGCGTCCCAGAGGGGCGACCGGACGAACCGCAAGCGGCGGCGCGGTTTCCGCCTCGGCGCCGGGTCACGGTCATCCCCGCCCTCCCTCCTGCGTTCCACAGGCACGGCACCACACACGGCGCGTCTTCTCGGCCGTCGTGTCGTCCCGGCTCGGCCGGACCGAGTAAACAAACACAAAAAAGCCCGCAGGCCGGCCAAGTCAACACACCACCACACGCAACACAACCCAAACCAACAGCCCAACCCCAACACAACCAAACAAACCCAACAATCACGCCCACCTCGTCCCACACCCGCCCCCCGTCAAATTTCCATTCCAcctcccccaccccaccccaccccacgtcATCACGCCAATGGTGCCGCGTCCGCGCccgctcctcccccttctcctcctcctcgccgtcgccgtggcCCTCTCCCCACTTGCGGCCGCGCAGCCGCAGCGGAACATCCAGACGACGTTCCCCTCCACCCGCACGCCGGCCTTCGCCACCCCGCCGCCGGCGATCGTACCCCCGTCCCCGTCACCCGtcaccgccccgccgccgccgccctcgtcgtCGTCCGTGAAGCGCAGCGAcatcgcggtggcggtggtgagcaCGGCGCTCAGCAGCTTCGCGGTCTCGGGCCTcgccttcttcctcttcatccgccacgggaggaagaaggagctgacGACGGCCGGGGGCAGGAATGGGTATCCTAACCAGCCGCTGGAGGGCGCCTTCGCCGGGAAGCTGCCGGAGAGGGAGCCGAGGCGGCCCCCGCGAGGcgggcgcgggggcgggggcggcttCGGCATGGTGGACGAGAACGGTCTCGACGCGATATACTGGAGGGAGTTCGAAAAGGACGGCGAAGGCGGCGGCAGAGGGAGGAAGCCTACGGGGAGCAGGCGCCCCCCGCAGCCGCCTCCGCCccggcagcaacagcagcagcactgGCGCGCGGAGATGTGGCCGGAGCCCCAGCAGTCGTCATCGCCGCCGTCCCCGCCGCGACGGTCCAGGAGGAACAAGATAGATCAGGAGCCGCTCATCCCGGTGGGCTCCCTGGACTCCGCGTCCGCCGTGTTCGACGACTCGCTGCACCCGCCCAACTCCGGCTCCAGCTCGTCCTTCTCCGTTTCCGcgcgtcctcctccgccgccgaccCCGGCAGTCGCTGTCAGCTCCGTGCCCCGCCCGCCTCCGCGGCCTGCACCTGCCGCCTCGCCAAGCGCATCGCctgggctgccgccgccgcctgggAGAGCAAGCCCGCCACCTGCGCCACCCATGGTCGCTGCCTCTGTCGCGTCGCCTACACCGCCACCTCCAAAACCAGCAGCCgcatcgccgccaccgccgccaccaccgaacAAGGGCCCACATCCGCCGCCACCTCCCAGAGGTGgcccgcctccaccgccaccgccaccgcccaaAGGCCCATcccctccgccgcctccgccaccAGGAGGAAAGAAAGGAGGGCCGCCTCCGCCACCAGGAGGAAAGAAAGGAGGGCCGCCTCCGCCACCTCCAAAGGGTGGGGCATCGGCGTCCTCTTCTAGGCCGCCAACAGCGCCGGGCATGCCATCCGGGGCCGGCGAGCAGCAGGCGAAGCTGAAGCCGCTGCATTGGGACAAGGTCAATGTGCAGTCCACTGACCACTCCATGGTGTGGGACAATATCACCGGCGGTTCATTCAAGTAAGTCCCCCTGAATTTAACACCGCTTCTCATTTCCATTGTTGTTTACCGTAGTACAGCCACTATACGATCGAGATAGGTGCAAGAATTTCATTCTAGGCGCTTCATGAGCACGCTAGGACAACAATGTCACTAGGATCAGTAGGAACTAGGGACGGATGGAGTAGTGGAGTACCAAGTACCATTCAGGACCTGAAGTTCAGAGTTCAGGTGGGAGCACCATGCAAATCAATCAGACACTGCGTGTTTTGTGAAACCTTAGACTAATTTTAATCAGCAGCATTGAGCTCTAGGAGTATTTCTATAGAGTAGAGAGAAATCACGCAGGTTCACTAGAGTTGGCATGAAAAAGACGAGTAGAGAGAAATCACGCAGGTTCACTAGAGTTGGCATGAaaaagacgacgacaacaacaacaaagcctttaactcccaaacaagttgggtaggctagagttgaaactcaATAGAAGCAATTAAGGTTCAGACACATGAATAGTtatttttcaagcactcctatctaaggctaagtctttgggtacattccattctttcaagtcttcttttattgcctctacctaagtcaactttggtctttctctgtctctcttcacgttactatcctggcttaggattctactacgcaccggtgcctctggaggtcttcgttggacatgtccaaaccatctcaaccggtgttggacaagcttttcttcaattggtgctacccctaatctatcacgtatatcatcgtttcgaactcgatgtcttcttgtatgaccgcaaatccaactcaacatacgcattttcgcgacacttatctgttgaacatgtcgtcttttcataggccaacattctgcaccatacaacgtagcaggtctaatcgccgtcatataaaacttgccttttagcttctgtggtatctTTTTATcatataggacaccagatgcttggcaccacttcatccaccttgctttgattctatggctaacatcttcatcaatatccccgtctctctgtagcattgatccaaaatatcgaaagatatcattcctaggcactacttgaccttccaaactaatatctttctccttccgagtagtagtgctgaagtcacatctcatatactcagttttagttctacccaTAACTCcaatttctgattcactcatgtccggctttcatcaactagcactacatcgtccgcgaaaagcatacaccaagggatgtctccTTGTATGTTCCTTGTGGCGTCATctatcactaaagcaaacaaataagggctcaaagctgacccttgatgcagtcctatcctaatcgggaagtcatccgtgtctccatcacttgttcgaacactagtcacaatattgttgtacatgtccttaatgagtccgacgtacttcgttgggactttatgtttgtccaaagcccaccacatagcattccttggtattttatcataagccttctccaagtcaataaaaaccatgtgtaagtccttcttcttcctataacgctccataacttgtcttattaagaaaatgacttccatggttgaccttccgggtatgaaaccaaattggttcataaagacccgcattattgctctcaagcgatgctcgataactctctcccatagcttcatagtatggctcatcaacttaatttctcggtaattagtacaactttaaaTATCTCCTTTAtttttgtagatcggtaccaatatacttctcctctacTTGTCagtcatcttgttcgatcgaaaaatatggttgaacagcttggttagcaaTACTGTAGCTGTCCTCAAGGCATTTTGGCATGAAAAAGAATCCCCCGGAATATGCAAAGACAGAGGTAAACAGTAAATTTTGGAGAAAACTTTTCGTTAGCATTTTGGCAGGAGCACGTTCCTCGGTGGTATCGACAAACCATGGCTGTCGCTTTTTCGGTGGACTGACGTCGCAGCATCTTCGATCGGATGCCCAAATCCAAGTGCTGTGGTGCCTTTTTGTGCGCGTAGGAGATGACAAAATGCCAGCGAAAAGTTTTCTCCAAAATTTACTGTTTACCTATGTCTTTGCATATTCTGGGGGGATCCTTTTTCATGCCAACTCTAGTGAACCTGCGTGATTTCTCTCTACTCTATAGAAATACTCCTAGAGCTCAATGCTGCTTATTAAAATTAGTCTAAGGTTTCACAAAACACGCAGTGTCTGATTGATTTGCATGGTGCTCCCACCTGAACTCTGAACTTCAGGTCGTTAACATTTTGATACGAGCAATTTGACATGAATTTAATAGTATTACATAGTGCTCAGAAAACACATGTTTTTCCCAACACTTATTTGTGATAGATGGAATATCATCTCAAGTTCCTTACTGTGTCAATTCTGGTGTCTTTCCAGCTTGGACGAAGGCATCATCGAGGCTCTATTCGGCACCGCAGCAGCAAACCGCAAGCCGAAATCGGCAGACTCCAAGGAATCCGCCGGATCGTCGGCCCTCGGGCACTCAAACACGCCAGAGCAAATATTCCTGCTCGAGCCGCGCAAGTCGCACAATATTTCTATCATCCTGAAGTCCCTCACGGTGGGGCGGGATGAAATAATCGACACCCTCCGGGATGGGCACACAGAACTCAGCACTGAGGTCCTGGAGAAGCTTTCGCGGCTCAACATCTCTAAAGAAGAAGAGTCCACCATCTTGAAGTTCT encodes:
- the LOC136474737 gene encoding formin-like protein 16, with the translated sequence MVPRPRPLLPLLLLLAVAVALSPLAAAQPQRNIQTTFPSTRTPAFATPPPAIVPPSPSPVTAPPPPPSSSSVKRSDIAVAVVSTALSSFAVSGLAFFLFIRHGRKKELTTAGGRNGYPNQPLEGAFAGKLPEREPRRPPRGGRGGGGGFGMVDENGLDAIYWREFEKDGEGGGRGRKPTGSRRPPQPPPPRQQQQQHWRAEMWPEPQQSSSPPSPPRRSRRNKIDQEPLIPVGSLDSASAVFDDSLHPPNSGSSSSFSVSARPPPPPTPAVAVSSVPRPPPRPAPAASPSASPGLPPPPGRASPPPAPPMVAASVASPTPPPPKPAAASPPPPPPPNKGPHPPPPPRGGPPPPPPPPPKGPSPPPPPPPGGKKGGPPPPPGGKKGGPPPPPPKGGASASSSRPPTAPGMPSGAGEQQAKLKPLHWDKVNVQSTDHSMVWDNITGGSFNLDEGIIEALFGTAAANRKPKSADSKESAGSSALGHSNTPEQIFLLEPRKSHNISIILKSLTVGRDEIIDTLRDGHTELSTEVLEKLSRLNISKEEESTILKFSGNPDRLAPTEAFFLRLLLDVPNPIARVNALLFKVNYGAEVAQLKHSLRTLELASQELRTKGLFFKLLEAVLKAGNRMNAGTARGNAQAFNLTALRKLSDVKSTDGSTTLLHFVVEEVVRSEGKRLAINRNHSIRRSGSLARSGHEGGSSAAGFASQGPSREERQNEYMNLGLPIVGGLSTEFANVKRAALVDYDAVVSECAILDSRLNEIKRLLETCSDDGFARGLRGFEKAAEQELKALRREQERVLELVQKTTEYYHAGATKERNAHPLQLFIVVRDFLGMVDQACVDIKRKVQQKKPAPLSSQPNTAAAPTVVAAATTAATKEATDGQAAPARKPPEEADSKRKRVMPRFPNLPAHFMKDSADSDSSSDEE